The following proteins are encoded in a genomic region of Cryptococcus neoformans var. neoformans JEC21 chromosome 2 sequence:
- a CDS encoding expressed protein: protein MPRLPPLPPTPKFSKYFPARLLSLSPNPVLIRKAPGRILLANPSLGDDFVRALGIREGEIIVEGYAGMGGLTRSLVTGGDAVREGKEWEEEKRLESIRPGEKGKGTELPAWMEDLPAMSGYKSRSPAPRIPKLVVSTEGSVELIQRGLDYNENPHKASLDDYRGQHSDSRISNYIAKETPIIASPHKDNLLLSHSTVYVWQAIPSILEHPTVNAALPVYDPSAAPESQKKRPWSAPPPPITLVAQVPNSSLGEQLVSQWIGSAAGEEHKRSWIWEYGRVRIALLCGKSLYDRLTARPGDKINCKLSIFASAFFHITPLPPYHHVNNIDKHSKQVAESGKAPKPPKVKKSTVPAKGMPEPEPLPEDILLPPLGAKTKTVHSDFYPGSYASGGSLDRPLLLGVLLTPRLRSPILAAQKDTWDYAIRRLFVRDTMTLEDSINNLAVGAESLLPAIEAEEGRGVPVNRKRVIRYLDVEEWARVVDVFDNWAFRPDNLILDTMMGEDAIRSIGND from the exons atgccCCGCTTACCACCGCTTCCTCCAACACCCAAATTCTCAAAGTACTTCCCCGCCCGTCtgctctctctctcccccaACCCTGTCCTCATTCGCAAAGCCCCCGGCCGAATCCTTCTCGCCAACCCCTCCCTCGGAGATGATTTCGTTCGTGCGCTTGGTATcagggaaggggaaattATCGTGGAGGGGTATGCGGGTATGGGTGGATTGACCAGAAGTCTTGTGACAGGCGGTGATGCGGtgagggaaggaaaggagtgggaggaggagaagcggTTGGAGAGTATACGGCCAGgtgagaaggggaaggggacgGAACTTCCAGCGTGGATGGAGGATCTTCCGGCGATGAGCGGATACAAATCTCGTTCACCAGCGCCTCGTATACCGAAACTCGTCGTGTCCACGGAAGGTTCTGTAGAACTTATCCAAAGGGGGCTGGATTACAACGAAAATCCCCATAAAGCGTCATTGGATGATTACAGAGGTCAACATTCAGATTCGAGGATATCCAACTACATTGCCAAAGAAACTCCCATCATTGCTTCGCCGCATAAAGACAACTTGCTGCTGTCACACTCTACAGTTTATGTCTGGCAGGCGATTCCTTCAATTCTTGAACACCCCACTGTGAATGCGGCTTTACCAGTGTATGACCCTTCTGCTGCGCCTGAATCACAAAAGAAACGACCTTGGAGTGCACCGCCTCCGCCTATAACTCTCGTGGCTCAAGTGCCGAATAGTTCGCTGGGTGAGCAACTTGTGAGTCAGTGGATTGGCAGTGCGGCGGGTGAAGAACACAAGAGAAGTTGGATATGGGAGTATGGGAGGGTTAGGATAGCTTTGCTTTGTGGTAAATCGCTATATGAT aggttgacgGCGCGACCGGGTGACAAAATTAACTGTAAACTATCCATCTTTGCCAGTGCCTTCTTTCACATTACCCCTCTCCCACCTTATCACCACGTCAACAACATTGATAAACACTCTAAGCAAGTGGCTGAATCAGGCAAAGCACCCAAGCCACCCAAGGTTAAAAAGTCTACTGTGCCGGCCAAAGGCATGCCTGAACCAGAACCGCTACCGGAGGATATCTTGCTGCCTCCTCTCGGAGCCAAGACGAAGACTGTCCACAGCGATTTCTATCCTGGTTCTTACGCTTCAGGCGGATCTCTCGACCGGCCATTATTACTCGGTGTCCTCCTCACTCCTAGACTCCGATCGCCCATCCTTGCTGCGCAGAAGGATACATGGGATTATGCCATTCGTCGTCTCTTCGTCAGAGATACAATGACTTTAGAAGACAGCATCAATAATCTTGCAGTCGGTGCTGAGTCTTTATTACCGGCCAtagaggcagaggaaggaaggggagtaCCTGTGAATAGGAAGAGGGTGATTAGGTACCTTGATGTGGAGGAGTGGGcgagggtggtggatgTGTTTGATAATTGGGCCTTTAGGCCAGAT AACCTCATCTTAGATACAATGATGGGCGAGGACGCTATTCGCTCTATCGGAAACGACTAG
- a CDS encoding hexose transport-related protein, putative, whose product MAWKITEDRPTPPQVYNWRLYIAALLIAWGAITFGYDGAFMGTTIARSSFKAYFGLDTLSSGEYANVSSNVTSCFQAAAFFGAAFSWALMESYGRKMTLQISTVVFIVGAILQTCPPKNLSYIYGGRSLCGLAVGGITGTVPAYISELSVPSIRGRLTGLFEIAYQLGSLVGFWVNYGVSEHINLDSDVTWRLPMGIQLIPAGILMAGSFFLKESPLFYLKKDQDEKALSVLTYLRNLPEDHPYIQEEISLYRERILHERAVVSGKPGLWGYLRGAGKAVILKGIRNRMALAFIMFALQNFSGANAINYYSPTLFGSLGITDVNLYTGIYGLVKAVGSIIFYVYFIDMWGRRQPWMVSSVACALCLIYVGAYVKIGHPADQEVISHSTKQGGTAATTLIMFYSVFWSFGANGLPWIVTSEIYPLGIRGLCGAYAAMCQWLWQFVITKTTPDIFLAMGWGTWIFFAGCLMLSAVWAYFFLPETKGLRLDEMDALFGFTGEEKSGILHPDSVHDPQARKLQRPSHEEEISTKKLEEV is encoded by the exons ATGGCCTGGAAGATCACAGAAGACCGTCCGACGCCGCCACAAGTG TATAACTGGAGACTGTACATTGCTGCTCTCTTAATCGCATGGGGTGCTATCACTTTTGG TTACGATGGTGCATTCATGGGTACGACCATTGCTCGTTCATCATTCAAAGCATACTTCGGCCTTGATACACTCTCCTCCGGCGAATATGCCAATGTCTCTTCCAATGTCACTTCTTGTTTCCAAGCCGCTGCCTTTTTTGGTgccgccttctcctggGCTCTCATGGAGTCATACGGTCGAAAGATGACCTTGCAAATCTCAACAGTGGTTTTTATCGTTGGTGCCATCTTGCAAACATGTCCTCCCAAGAACTTGAGTTACATCTACGGTGGAAGATCCCTTTGTGGTTTGGCTGTTGGTGGTATCACCGGTACTG TTCCTGCCTACATTAGTGAACTTTCTGTTCCGAGTATTCGAGGACGATTGACTGGTCTCTTCGAGATTGCTTATCAGCTTGGTTCCCTCGTCGGCTTC TGGGTCAATTATGGTGTCTCTGAGCACATAAACCTCGACAGCGACGTTACTTGGCGTCTTCCTATGGGTATCCAGTTGAT TCCTGCTGGTATCCTTATGGCTGGttcattcttcctcaaagagtctcctctcttctacttgaagaaggatcaAGACGAGAAGGCACTTTCAGTTCTTACCTACCTTCGAAATCTCCCCGAAGACCACCCCTACATCCAGGAGGAGATTTCCCTCTACCGTGAACGTATCCTCCACGAGCGGGCGGTCGTCTCTGGCAAGCCCGGTCTGTGGGGCTATCTTCGCGGTGCAGGCAAGGCAGTCATCCTAAAGGGTATTCGAAACCGTATGGCACTTGCTTTCATTATGTTTGCGCTCCAGAATTTCTCAG GTGCCAACGCCATCAACTACTATTCCCCCACTTTGTTCGGGTCCCTCGGTATCACTGACGTCAACCTTTACACCGGTATCTATGGATTGGTCAAAGCTGTCGgctccatcatcttctacGTCTACTTCATCGACATGTGGGGTAGAAGGCAGCCTTGGATGGTCTCTTCGGTCGCTTGTGCTCTCTGCTTGATCTACGTTGGCGCCTACGTTAAAATTGGTCACCCTGCCGACCAAGAGGTCATTTCCCACTCCACCAAACAGGGTGGTACCGCTGCCACTACCTTGATCATGTTCTACTCTGTCTTCTGGTCCTTCGGTGCTAACGGTCTTCCTTGGATCGTCACTTCTGAGATCTACCCTCTTGGTATTCGTGGTCTTTGTGGTGCTTATGCTGCCATGTGCCAATGGCTTTGGCAGTTCGTTATCAC TAAGACTACACCTGACATCTTCCTCGCTATGGGCTGGGGTACTTGGATCTTCTTCGCTGGCTGTCTTATGCTCAGTGCCGTCTGGGcctacttcttcctccccgaAACC AAAGGTCTTCGTCTCGACGAAATGGATGCCCTCTTCGGTTTCACAGGTGAAGAAAAATCAGGGATCCTTCACCCTGACTCTGTTCACGACCCTCAGGCGAGAAAATTGCAACGTCCGTCTCACGAGGAGGAGATCTCCACAAaaaagcttgaagaagtgtaA